The Apostichopus japonicus isolate 1M-3 chromosome 20, ASM3797524v1, whole genome shotgun sequence nucleotide sequence tgttctcagacattgttaaggaacacacaagatgactgaatgtcacagggaggaaaatttcctcgaaggtttcataaaaacagtttaagaattatgaccaaaggtgaccatatttgaataagtggcatatttggggccaatacagcacaCCTTTAATATAGAACATTCCACAAAAGAAGGATTTGATAAATCTTAATAGTTCTGTTGAGAATATCCAGGCCAGATTCTTATCATTGTTACAATGTCTCTGCACCCCTGGTACCCTCGTCATCGTGTATTGTCACGTTCCCCTTTCAGTGCAAGCAGGGTTTCCTGCCCCCCTACTCGTTGGAGAAGAGCAAGCCGAACGAACCAGTCTGTCGGTTCTGTATGCTGCAACAACTGAAAGTGAGTATGGTGCTTTGGCACGCGGTTATGGACTTTGTATCTATAAACTCTGAATGTGGAGGATTTCAAGAGAATGCACTTTAAGTTCTGTACCACCAGTTCCCACAATGCAGTTCACCAGTCAGGCCATTAACAAAAATGTACATACTGTCGTATGCGGTTGCGTCACAAAATAATGCATCATAAAGGAACTAAAACCAAAGCCTCGGAGTAGCTGCTGCATTAGCCTTTTTTTTTGATCTTGACAATGACCTACATCAATCTAATGGATATTGTATATACTCTCTGTCCAGAGATTGAAGACAAATTTATGTAAATAGCCTCGGGAACTAGTAACTCATTTTGTTATGCAAATTGTCTCACGTCAAAAGTTCTTTCAGTTCCTACGTATCAATACTATCATATTTCGGCTCACCctattctcttttgttttttctaacTGCCTTGTTCATTAGATTTCCAATTATTTCTCAAGCCCTTAATTGCTGAGTGATGCATGACATCATTCTcatgaattaatatttttttttcaaatttttttttttcaaatttaaattctaAATCTAATGCAGTATTCATATTTGAAGtcttgaactatatatatatattaattcagTTTGAATTTTTGAAAGCGCTTCATTCTCtattgtactatatatatatttatagtaatatatataaaataattctCACTTGAAATTTTCTTGCTTCTTCGGCAGGTCAAGAGAGGCTCTTTAAACCATCGCAGCAAATTTTGCCCCCTGGATATATTTTCAGGGTAACTATGTTTTATGAGTTTCATTGGATACTTTGATGAGAAATCGTCAATAGAGATTTCAGAATGTCCTGTGCCATCACCTCATCtcaataataaatttatgttGCACCCGGCATTGTTCTTCTAACATGTCTCATTTTCTTAATTGTTCAAGAGTGAACAAACACTTATCGTGGTTGTTCTTCTCTTAAAAGACCATTAAATTTTGCTACCCTTAAATtcaattaaatttgaaataatgtGTATTTAccaatacaaaaataaatttaaagaagaaagggttgggggagaggagggggtggttGAGGAGGAGGAACTTGTTTATCTATGGGTTTCACCCTCTTCCCTACTAACATGGTCATTTTTATTATAGAATATGAAATGAGTATTCACAATCAGTCACTTTGAAAAGTGGTTAAGTTGTAATAAGTTAGAAGTTCACTGGAAAGAGACTTTAAATCAGTGTCTTGCTACAAATTTTGgcttcaaaatgaaaataagtatgaaaagattttgaaaatttttggaAAGCATGGAGAGATggacattttgagataaaatagtCAACCTTTATTTTAAGGAGTagtattctttttttcttattttgttttaatttttttgacaCAGAGATCCTGGGCGGATGAGGCACACCTTGCTAAATCTTCTCCAAACACCGCaaaataacttgaaaatattCAAGGTTAGTTggaaatgtttacttttatcTCCAAATTTTCTCTCAGATATCGTTATAATGAAGCCTAAACTGTGATAGTAAGGTGTACTTCTTTGAGTACATATGTATATGAGATTCACTGTTTTGCTAATTAATGAATATCCATGATTAATAAGGTGAATCACCCAGTTGGAACAATTTTTGCTATACTGTTGTGTCAtatcccgcttcagagcacttgtattgtcagtacgagcagtatgaatatcatgtttctatcagatcaaggttacgAACTATTTGTACTGTCAATTCAAGTACTTTGAgggcatgatattggagtacagtttataGAGGTATAAGAAATAGGACATTGTCCCTACTGAATGGGTGAATTGATGGTTAAGAGTGAATTTGTTTTAAGTGACAATACTCTGGAGGTAATTGTGACTGATAGAATATTCATAGGTTGAGAATATTCATGAGCTTCTTAGCTCTTGTAATGGTTTATGctagataatgaatattcatagggtTGAGAATATTCATGAGCTTCTTAGCTCTTGTTATGTTTTATGctagataatgaatattcataggttGAGAATATTCATGAGCTTCTTAGCTCTTGTAATGTTTTATGctagataatgaatattcataggttGAGAATATTCATGAGCTTCTTAGCTCTTGTAATGTTTCATGttagtaatgaatattcattgagttGAGAATATTCATAAGCTTCTTAGCTCTTGTAATGTTTTATGctggtaatgaatattcatgagaatTGAGAATATTCATAAGTTCCTTAGCTCTTGTAATTTTCCACTTGGTGTGTGTATTGTACATACTTGCACTGTGTTGTTTGTGGACCACATGGCCTTGGATACAATATAGGCTCTTCAATATGCTGACTACATCCATCATAGTGTTCTTTACTCTAAAGCAAGATAAGTATTTTCTCTTGACTGTCATGAAATCTTGATTTATATTCTCTTGTAAAGTTGCAaggaaattattattttcatattcacTATCTATTAAAGCTAGGCTAGCCTACACTTTTTTGTAGAAGCATACCTAGTATGAGAGGGAACTGATCTTAGGCCTAACCCCACACCCTAATGCTAGTGTACCTGTGTGATATTGCATTAACTTTGGGCCTAACTtaagaatccgtaccatatgaatgggaaagcttaatttgaatcggcagaataaggttAGGGGTAAGAAAGTAGGTTAAGGAgtgggttaggggttaggaattagggctaggaagtagggaatatggttaggggttagggagtagggttagaggttaggaagtagggtcaattggtacggattctaaattagtaccttACTTTGTTGTTCCATTTAAAAGAAGGGagattttatttgaattattgaaAGACCTTCACACTACATTTGGCAAtattgttggggggggggggggggggaatgttgCCCTTTACCATGGTCCACTGAATATACAGTCATCAATTGTTAAGTTTTCTGATGTTTATTATTAGCACTCTTCTGATCTTGCAGAATGGGTCTCTGTTCTTCTCCTGTCATGAGGGAAACCCATCAACTCTGTTCGATTTACAAAGCCTTGTGCAGCAGCTGCAGTCACTGGATGATACAGAGAATTCATCACCAGATCTGAAGACCGTCGAAGAATGTTTACAAAGGTACAGTCACACTTTTATAAAAAAGATGAGAAAGTAAAGATGTCATATTGGTCACTATTTCCTGTGAGAGCAGTTGGATAAGACCTTGAATATTATATTCTTGCTGTGTGCTTGTGTACACCTGAAGAGTCAAGTAAAAATCCAATCACGTAGAGCCCGTTGCTATGGTGGCTGTGATACTACAGCCTCGTGCTAACTGACTCAACGATCGGGTCAATGATCAAGCGACTGTAGTCCACCATGTGCAGTAGTAATTAAATGATTGTTAACGGCTGCTAATGTACTTCAGTAAAAATCTAACATAATATAGACAATTTGTCACAGAAGAactgataaaaataataagCTGGCTAAACTGCGTGGGCTACGCCTGGCGTTATTGCTAAaggctaggctacagtatagATTACACTGTTCTGATATACAATGACATAAAGTTCCTTACGTATGACACTCATAGAATATAAGGCTACAAAATGTCATAAATGTATAAGTTGCATAGATAACACAAAGTTATGCTGTTATGATGCTAGCACTAATTCTTGCGCCCGACTGCCGTTGCTACCACTGGTACAAACTTGAAAGCGAAAAGAAGTAAAGCTTTTTAGTTCGAGCTTGCTCCTCGGAACTATATTGCATGTGTCGTACGTACGATAGTGTTTGTGCAGTCCTATATTGCACTTCTTCTCACAACTTCTCTAAAGAGAAATAGCTAGAAAGTCTGGAAAGAAGTCAAGTTCTCACACCTGTTTCTTTCATcctgttgccatggtgatggtACATGTTCTTCCTTCCTTAGCTTTGATATTTCAGCCTGGATTACAGCAGTTATCATTGAATCTGCTGAATTTGCTTCGGGCCATTAATTTACAcctgttttcttttaattctgtTGCTGTGGCAACAGATTTTTCAATGCATTGAATGCATTGAATTCATTGCTTCAATTCCAAGAACTAATTACTACCAAATATGGGCACAAGATTTGTTTCTAAGAAAGGAACAATGTGGAAATATGAACCAAAGCTATAGCAGAATTCTTTGGCAGCTGTACTTAAATAAGCAAAGTTAACCTGATTATTATATccatttacttttctttttgaatAATTCCCTAGCAACGCAGTCTCAGTAATGACAGAGGTGCTGACAAAAGCCTTGCTACATGTGGACAGTATTACAGATGACCGGACACGCTCTACGGATATATGTGCTGCTAGCTCTTACCATCAAAATTCAGGTAGTTATGGATACAGTTTAAATAACCAGAGAGCAAATGCTATGCCTTACTTCTTGAAAACATAGATGGATACGGTCTGAAATCGACTCATGAATTATTTCAATATGTGACATCATGCGTTCACTGTGTTTGTAAACACACTGAGCATACACTAAATCCACACTACCACTACTCTGAAAAAGCTGATCTGCCAAGCATTTGGTTGTACTAATAGGCcttcaaaacatgaaaaaaggCAAGTTTCTCCCAATTCCTGACCCACAGAAGAAACCAAGTagatattaaagcagcattttgcgttgggtcgcttttttccacttttttaacatgtgcatcgatttttttacatgtatcaatcataaaacagcaatctaagataccatccaagtttcaccctgccaagagcgttaattagcgagtaattaacgatttatgtcgataaatgagaagagtgtcctcgacaaatttcacagttaaaattaatcgcatacaattccgccaaacccactagtttgaattcaaccaatcagagatgcaggtttagttatgagccgttgctaaaaatagattcaagacttcgcgttggttgtaccagggagttgttatgcaactccctggtacaactgccatatagactgtacacaaatcaagcgtggtgttatattacgtatctgtcaatgacgttcgtagtgtttaaatattcatattatgggcgaggtttattgggttcccaacggaaaatatcttggagaacaacaaagttgaaagttgcaattttttcgacttttatgccaccatttgaagtaaaatataaatagattacctagttatgtatgtcgttatggcaaagtggaatcagtgaggttgagaaaaatcatagaaaaggacgcaaaatgctgctttaagcatGGCTCCATGCCATAGTAACCGACAAGATTACGTAAGCGACCTACAAAGTTAAGAGAAGAAAGGTCGTCTGTGTGGACCATTTTTGGGATGCATTCTCCAATGGAATTTCAGTAGTATTAGTGGAACTGGTACCAACACTATTACTACTAGTAATGGCCCTAGTTGTCATGTTCATGAGTTTAAGCACTTTATAATACTTTCCAATGTGAAAATGTAGCCTACAGTGTTGATAGACGGAGTTTATTCAACAAAATGAGTAGTAATAGTACTACTTGGGCTTATGTACGTACGTATTGTTGGTTTGTCAGCCAGTACAATACAAATGGGCTTATGTACGTATATATTAATTGTAGGTTTGTTTCTTGTCATAACCTAGACGGAGCTTATTCAACACAGCGAGTCGTAACAATTCTACATGGGCTTATGTAAATACTTTATTTTTGGTTTGTGTCATGTCATAGCCTATGCCCGCTCAGGTATAATTTATATCAAATGGGATCCAGTCTACTGTGAAAACTGTGAATAACACTGCGCTTATGACTTTAGATACAGTCTAGTTTTGAATAGCACTGTGCTAACTACTTTAGATAATCTGCACAAAGTGCGATAATGACATTGTATCCTTGTTCGTACTGTAAACAAAAGTTATGCTTAAGAGAGTTATTTCTCTTGACATGGTAATGCAGTTGATCTTAGACTTTGGTGTGTAGTGGTATTTTGATATTCTGTTCTTTCTAGAGGATCAAAGTTGAACGCCATGGattcttttaatttcatatcAAGTCTGAATAAGAAGTCACAAAAGCATAAAATGCTTCAAGTTTTTTAAAAGGCAACTTTTTTTGAGGTTAATAATGTATGGCTCGTTATGCAACATAACCTACTGTATATCATGAAAATTTTGACTTTAATAGCCATCTTGTCCTGTTAATCCTCcaattttctctctctctctctcgctagAACCACATAGTTCAGGTCTTCCATCTGGTTGTGTGTTACATTCTGTACTCACTGCTCAATATTTGGATACATCTGGTGTTTACAGGATATACAAAGACTACAAAACACTTCTTGACTACAAGGAAAGCCATCCAAAACACAAGTATTTCATGTTCTTTTTCAAGTCTTAACATgtattttaattattgtatatttttattatatgtaTAAGTTTCTTCTAAGTCTTGTGTGCTGTCTCTAGCTTGTGTACAATCTGTGACACAGCATTTATGCTGCCTGTTGTCTTAAATAGCCTGGTGTGCTGTATTTTTCTTAGTCTTGTGCCCATGGTGTCTTAGCATATTTGCTGTCTGTTTATTTGCCTTGTATTCAATCTATGTTCAGGATATGTGCTGCCTGTTGTCTTAATAGCTTGGTCTTCTGTCTGTTTCTTAAGTCTTGGGTACTTTATGGCTTAGCTGACATGCTGTCTTTTGTCTTAATAGCCTTGTGTGCTGCCTGTTGTCTTAAGAGCCTTGCCTTCTGTCTGTTTCTTAAGTCTTGTGTACATTATGGCTTAGCACACTTGCTGTCTTTTGTCTTTATAGCCTTGTGTTGTCTGAATTGTCTTACAGTAAGAGCCCTTGTCTTCTGTCTGTTTCTTAACTCTCCTTGGCATTGAGTAGACTCAAGATATGTGATGTCACAGCCAATTAGTGATGGTTGGCGACCCTAGTGTGGTGTGAGTTTCTTGTTCCTGAGTACTTTTTGTCTTATTATTTGTTTGTGTCTTGTTTAACTTATTTTGCATTACTTTAGCTATGTACATATTAATTTACCCATAGTCCTCTCTACCAACTATTTTTCGTTTGGCCTGCATCTACGCTAATTTGCAGAAGTGCTTAAAATTACTTGGCATTTTCATATTAGTTTATGCTTAAGAAGGTATGTTAAATCTATTTTCTAAATTTGCACTCAACTCAGTTTGAAACTTCAGGTAGTAAATAAGGAATGGTTTAATGGGTAAGATGGTCTTGGACCTGATGTGATTATGATTAAGGATGATAAAGATtactacttttttttaaatatttaagatCTCCatagcagaaaaaaaaacattttgatacaTCTATAATTTGAATCCTGTTCTAGCAAAATGTGTCCTATAGTTCTTTTACAATTGGTTTAAAGTGTCCTGGAATGTCTGGTGATATCATTTTGGTTTAGTATCTTGGAATTATTCTAGAATATGATGTTTACATGACCGTTGTAGTTCACAGACATCTGTTTCTTGGTTGTAGTGATTGTCAcattgaattattatttttaatatttttccccTCTAAAAATACACTTAGATAGAGGAATCTATTTGGGTGTTATGTGAATGTCAAGACAGATCAATTTACAAGATTTTAAGAGTCTCTTAAAAAATTTTCCTAAATTTTAGATTTTTTCAACATTTAGCTGAGACCTTAAATTGCCTTCGCTGAGACACCAAGCCTAGCCTCCTTTGTGTATAAGAATCGGGATTGGAATAATTTGTATACTGATGTAGCACATTGCGTACAAGAAGCAGGATGTGTAACATGGTAATAGAATAAACCGCTTTTtctggtatatatattaatttatttccttgttttctTCACCAGGGAACGTCTTCAGGTCGATGGTCCTTATCCCCCGAAATATCTAGCCATGGAGAGCCAATCATGCAACAAAACCGAAGACCAACCAGTCAAAGTGCCCCCAGACGTCCTGGAAGGTTTTCAGAAAGTCCGCAATTTTTTAGTGGCCGGTACAAGCAAGGACCTCTCCATCATGGTGACATTTCAGAAGCTTCCAAGTAACATAAGGTGAGGGACTCTGAAAATTTAAATCTAAGGCACCCCAATGGAAAAATATGTTAAGTGGCAATGTTAACAAAATAGAGAATGTTTGCGGTTGAATGGAAATGGAAAGACGGTGTGTATGTAAAGCTGTAAGGTAGCCTGGATGGGACATTGAAAGGTATTAATGTTTAACACTCATTTAAGCTTTGTGTCTTTCTCTCCGCACCATATATGTTCAATAATATGGATGGTAGCCTGGAAGCGTCGCTCTCCTTTGCTCAGTTTAAGTCTTGGTATTAGTTTACTCTTTTCTCTATTTGTAAAATGCCTCTCTCGTTTGTTTGCCTGCCATTGGTTGTGAGATGGGATTCAGGATTGGCAGTTAATGCTCAACAGCCTAGCTAACTTTAATGGGATATCTGTTCTACATTTGCAGCACCATCAAATTTTCTTGAACAGAATCTCATTTTGTTTGTTGCATTTATTGTATAACAGATTGTAACTCTTAAGGAGGTGTGTTGCTTCTCAGAGCCAGTTTGAACACTTCTGCTAAACACTGTTATTGTTCCATAGCAGAGTTACCTAACCGAGTCAATGTGATATGTAATAGGCTGAGGGTTGCTATTTTAACTAACCGCTGACTCGCCAACTGCTACCTGACCACTGCTTATTGGAACTAACAACCCAAGTCAGCGACTGACTTTGTACATGGAACGATGGAATTTGTCAAGCTGCTactcaaattcatatatatgcaTTAGAATCATAATGACAATGTTTCTGaagtaatcaaaacaaaaatagtaataataatcatattgtTGGGGAGTAAAAACAAATGTGGTAAGGTTCAATGTATCCCCAGCCACATGGTGAGAGTCTTTCAAACTATGATATAAAATAATGTGAGATgtcatatatacatactgaTACTCTTTATACATTCCTAATACAGCTCACAGTCCAAGTACATCACAGTTGGTTCCCTTGGTAACCAATTTCAGCATGCAATAAAGATTGTGGACCTCGACCCCAAACCATCGACCCGTATACCAAAGTATGTCAAACTCGAAGATGAAATTTGGCAAAATTACAGATTTGGAGAAAGATGACagatgataacgatgatgacATCAGCTGTGAGGAATCTATTTGTCGGCTTGAGAAGTAAGTCTCATTCTGTAGAAGGGAGAGACCCCAGTgggaaggttaccctagtgcTCTATATAAGAGAGCTGgtccagttggaaggttaccctagtgcTCTGTATAAGAGAGCGGGTCCAGTTGGATGGTTATCCCAAGTGCTCTGtattagggagaggccccagttggaaggttaccctagtactctgtattagtagggagaggccccagttacaagattaccctagtgatctgtattagtagggagaggccccagttggaaggttacctcgtgttctgtattagaaagaggccccagttgcaaggttaccctagtgatcttTATTAGTGGGGAGAGgtcccagttggaaggttaccctcgTGTTCTGTATTAGAAAGAGGCCGCAGTTGCAAagttaccctagtgatctgtattagtagggataGGCcacagttggaaggttacccttcTTCCCTGTGTACTTAGGGAGAGGTCCCAGTTGCAAGTTTACCCTAGTGTTCTGTAtaagggagaggccccagttacaaggttaccctagtgatctgaaTAAGTAGGGAGAGGTCCCAattggaaggttaccctagtgttctGTATTAAGGAGAGgtcccagttggaaggttaccttAGTATTCTGtattagggagaggccccagttggaaggttaccctcgTGTTCTGTATAAGAAAGAGGCCGcagttgcaaggttaccctagtgatctgtattagtagggagaggccccagttggaaggttaccctcgTGTTCTGTATTAGAAATAGGCCGcagttgcaaggttaccctagtgatctgtattagtagggagaggccccagttggaaggCTACCcaagtgatctgtattagtaggcaGAGGCCCcatttggaaggttacccttcTTTCCTGTGTacttagggagaggccccagttggaaggttaccctagtgatctgtataagtagggagaggtcccagttggaaggttaccc carries:
- the LOC139961436 gene encoding inositol-pentakisphosphate 2-kinase-like, with amino-acid sequence MEVINELSETWSYRGEGNSSLVVANIKERKVLRLRKCSTDSNAEKQEANRRDWVLCKDYIDNVMLPLLGDMFVTSPKLVKLTPEFVRAVNRDCLDIRPKKRLNAHADSDILVAMVMPDACLLSHPVTGNENPTFCVEIKCKQGFLPPYSLEKSKPNEPVCRFCMLQQLKVKRGSLNHRSKFCPLDIFSGDPGRMRHTLLNLLQTPQNNLKIFKNGSLFFSCHEGNPSTLFDLQSLVQQLQSLDDTENSSPDLKTVEECLQSNAVSVMTEVLTKALLHVDSITDDRTRSTDICAASSYHQNSEPHSSGLPSGCVLHSVLTAQYLDTSGVYRIYKDYKTLLDYKESHPKHKERLQVDGPYPPKYLAMESQSCNKTEDQPVKVPPDVLEGFQKVRNFLVAGTSKDLSIMVTFQKLPSNISSQSKYITVGSLGNQFQHAIKIVDLDPKPSTRIPKYVKLEDEIWQNYRFGER